A genome region from Cognatishimia activa includes the following:
- a CDS encoding NAD kinase yields the protein MADRKRIAFLASEAESAQAGQAELVAMHGNCAPEEADLIVALGGDGFMLQTLHGTQELDVPVYGMNRGTVGFLMNEYASEDLMARLADAEEEIINPLTMTATQVDGTVHTALAINEVSLLRQGPQAAKLRIWIDGRMRMEELVCDGALLATPAGSTAYNYSAHGPILPIGSDVLALTAIAPFRPRRWRGALVRKSSTVTFEVTNPEKRPVMADADSRSVRNVATVEIKSEPAVGHRILFDPGHGLEERLIREQFV from the coding sequence GTGGCGGACCGCAAAAGAATCGCATTTCTGGCCTCAGAGGCTGAGTCCGCGCAGGCGGGGCAGGCGGAATTGGTCGCTATGCACGGCAATTGCGCGCCTGAAGAGGCCGATCTGATTGTGGCGCTTGGTGGCGACGGGTTTATGCTGCAGACCTTGCACGGCACGCAGGAGCTGGACGTTCCCGTCTATGGAATGAACCGGGGCACCGTCGGGTTTCTGATGAATGAATATGCCTCAGAGGACCTGATGGCACGGCTTGCAGACGCCGAGGAAGAGATCATTAACCCTTTGACCATGACCGCAACGCAGGTGGATGGCACGGTGCATACGGCCCTTGCGATCAACGAGGTGTCCTTGCTGCGCCAAGGGCCGCAAGCGGCGAAGTTGCGGATCTGGATTGATGGACGCATGCGGATGGAGGAGCTGGTCTGCGACGGCGCGCTACTGGCGACACCGGCGGGATCGACGGCCTATAACTATTCAGCACACGGCCCGATCTTGCCAATCGGCTCGGATGTCTTGGCGTTGACAGCTATCGCGCCGTTTCGTCCGCGTCGGTGGCGGGGGGCCTTGGTGCGTAAGTCCTCGACCGTGACCTTTGAAGTCACCAACCCTGAAAAACGTCCAGTGATGGCTGATGCAGACAGCCGTTCTGTGCGCAATGTGGCCACGGTCGAGATCAAGTCAGAGCCAGCGGTGGGACACCGCATCCTGTTTGATCCGGGCCATGGGCTGGAAGAGCGTCTGATCCGAGAACAATTCGTCTAA
- the glyA gene encoding serine hydroxymethyltransferase, producing the protein MTASTDTGFFTESLATRDPELFGSITDELGRQRDEIELIASENIVSAAVMEAQGSVMTNKYAEGYPGRRYYGGCQYVDVAENLAIDRAKQLFSCEFANVQPNSGSQANQGVFQALIKPGDTILGMNLASGGHLTHGAAPNQSGKWFKAVQYGVRQQDNLIDYDEVEALALEHKPQLIIAGGSAIPRVIDFAKFREIADKVGAYLHVDMAHFAGLVAAGEHPSPFPYADVATTTTHKTLRGPRGGMILTNDEAIAKKVNSAIFPGIQGGPLMHVIAAKAVAFGEALRPEFKTYQQNVRANAVALADQLMKGGLDIVTGGTDTHVMLVDLRPKGVKGNATEKALGRAHITCNKNGIPFDPEKPMVTSGIRLGTPAGTTRGFGEAEFRKIADLIIEVVDGLAANGEDGNQAVEEKVKAEVTELCARFPLYEGR; encoded by the coding sequence ATGACCGCATCCACCGACACTGGTTTCTTCACGGAAAGCCTCGCCACACGTGACCCAGAGCTGTTTGGCTCGATCACCGACGAGCTGGGCCGTCAGCGCGATGAAATCGAGCTGATCGCGTCCGAGAACATCGTTTCCGCCGCCGTGATGGAAGCGCAGGGTTCCGTCATGACCAACAAATACGCCGAGGGATATCCGGGCCGTCGTTATTATGGCGGCTGCCAGTATGTCGACGTGGCCGAGAACCTCGCGATTGACCGTGCGAAACAGCTTTTCAGCTGTGAGTTCGCCAATGTGCAGCCGAACTCTGGTTCCCAGGCGAACCAAGGCGTGTTTCAGGCGCTGATCAAGCCAGGCGATACGATTTTGGGCATGAACCTCGCGTCGGGCGGCCACCTGACCCATGGGGCTGCTCCAAACCAGTCTGGTAAGTGGTTCAAAGCGGTCCAATACGGCGTGCGTCAGCAGGACAACCTGATCGACTATGATGAGGTCGAGGCGCTGGCCCTAGAGCACAAGCCTCAGCTGATCATCGCAGGCGGTTCCGCGATCCCACGCGTCATCGATTTCGCCAAGTTCCGCGAGATTGCCGACAAGGTTGGTGCCTATCTGCACGTCGATATGGCGCACTTTGCAGGCCTCGTTGCCGCAGGCGAGCACCCATCGCCATTCCCCTACGCCGATGTTGCGACCACAACGACCCACAAGACCCTGCGCGGTCCTCGTGGCGGTATGATCCTGACGAATGACGAAGCCATCGCTAAGAAAGTGAACTCTGCGATCTTCCCAGGCATTCAGGGCGGTCCGCTGATGCACGTGATTGCCGCCAAAGCCGTCGCGTTTGGCGAAGCGCTGCGTCCTGAATTCAAGACCTACCAGCAAAACGTCCGCGCCAATGCGGTGGCTCTGGCAGATCAGTTGATGAAGGGTGGTCTGGACATCGTCACCGGCGGCACCGACACGCACGTCATGCTCGTGGATCTGCGCCCCAAAGGCGTGAAGGGCAATGCGACCGAAAAGGCCCTGGGCCGCGCGCATATCACCTGCAACAAGAACGGCATCCCGTTTGACCCTGAAAAGCCAATGGTGACCTCGGGCATCCGTCTGGGCACGCCCGCCGGCACCACCCGCGGTTTTGGCGAGGCCGAGTTCCGCAAGATCGCGGATCTGATCATCGAGGTCGTCGATGGGCTTGCGGCAAACGGCGAGGACGGCAACCAGGCGGTTGAAGAGAAAGTCAAAGCAGAGGTCACAGAACTCTGCGCACGTTTCCCGCTGTATGAAGGTCGCTGA
- a CDS encoding DUF817 domain-containing protein: MFTLKQGWAALFGALMLLGIILSSQIWQEQWSIARYDALLIYAISLQILFLMTGLETWEEARVILLFHLTGTAMEIFKVNAGSWAYPEASLLKLWGVPMFSGFMYASVGSYMARVIRLFDMRFSPYPPLWMSFALAGAIYINFFAHHFVTDIRLVLFVATVVVFARTRVWFRIAERHYWMPLPLAAFFSSFALWIAENVGTRTKTWLYNGQTAQELVSFSKLGSWYLLLYVSFVTVTLVARDAIRSSKQQP, encoded by the coding sequence ATGTTCACACTGAAACAAGGCTGGGCTGCGCTCTTTGGGGCATTGATGCTTCTGGGGATCATCCTGTCGTCTCAGATTTGGCAGGAGCAGTGGTCAATCGCCCGCTATGACGCTTTGCTGATCTATGCGATATCCCTTCAGATTTTGTTTCTGATGACGGGTCTCGAGACCTGGGAAGAGGCTCGCGTCATTTTGCTGTTTCACCTGACCGGGACCGCGATGGAGATCTTTAAAGTCAATGCTGGCAGCTGGGCTTACCCAGAAGCGAGCCTCTTGAAGCTTTGGGGCGTCCCGATGTTCTCGGGGTTTATGTATGCGTCGGTAGGCTCATATATGGCGCGGGTGATCCGGCTTTTTGATATGCGGTTTTCCCCTTACCCGCCGCTATGGATGAGTTTTGCCCTCGCGGGTGCAATTTATATCAACTTCTTTGCTCATCACTTTGTAACCGACATTAGGCTGGTTCTATTTGTGGCCACCGTCGTAGTTTTCGCCCGAACCCGCGTATGGTTTCGAATTGCCGAGCGCCACTACTGGATGCCCCTGCCTCTTGCTGCTTTCTTTTCCAGTTTCGCGCTTTGGATTGCCGAGAACGTCGGAACGCGTACCAAAACCTGGCTCTACAACGGGCAAACCGCCCAAGAGCTCGTAAGCTTTTCAAAACTCGGTTCTTGGTACCTGTTGCTGTATGTCAGCTTCGTCACTGTCACCCTCGTGGCACGGGATGCCATTCGGAGCAGCAAGCAACAACCTTAG
- a CDS encoding cytidine deaminase: protein MSMKDQALAVREMAYAPYSNFKVGAAIRGADGEVYVGCNVENAAYPEGTCAEAGAIAAMVAAGQTKLTEVYVVADAPLPVSPCGGCRQKLSEFGAGDVVVTMATLGGIEQSSTIAELIPGVFSDEYLEKT from the coding sequence ATGAGCATGAAAGATCAGGCATTGGCTGTGCGCGAAATGGCCTATGCGCCATATTCTAACTTCAAAGTTGGGGCCGCCATTCGGGGCGCTGACGGAGAGGTCTATGTCGGCTGTAACGTGGAAAATGCGGCCTATCCAGAAGGCACCTGCGCCGAGGCCGGAGCGATCGCCGCGATGGTGGCCGCGGGGCAAACCAAGCTGACCGAAGTCTATGTGGTCGCGGATGCGCCTTTGCCGGTGTCACCTTGCGGCGGCTGCCGCCAGAAACTGTCCGAATTTGGCGCGGGTGATGTGGTGGTGACGATGGCGACGCTTGGCGGGATAGAGCAATCGTCCACGATTGCGGAATTGATCCCAGGCGTGTTTTCCGACGAATACCTCGAGAAAACCTAA
- a CDS encoding thymidine phosphorylase — translation MDARAIIAKLRMGEVPTAEELAWFAVGLSDQSVSDAQAGAFAMAVCLNGLGAQARSDLTVAMRDSGDCLSWDLPGPVVDKHSTGGIGDCVSLVLAPALAACGAYIPMISGRGLGHTGGTLDKLEAIPGLRVDLDEPAFRRVVDEAGAAIVSASANIAPADKRLYAVRDVTATVESLDLITASILSKKLAAGLEHLVLDVKLGSGALMKSPDEARALASSLVQTADLAGCPTTAVISDMSAPLAPSLGNALEIAEVMKVLCDGQGGRLLELSAALGGVLLDNAGLAKGVETGVAMIVEAVSTGRAAEAFGKMIYAQGGPVAFTENWRRFLPEASVIREFPAPKAGFIASFDGEALGLAVIDLGGGRQVESDLVNPAVGLSDVVELGAKVSKGQPLLRIHAAREDAADRAARQVLAAIEISDTSPDIPPLIHERIGA, via the coding sequence ATGGACGCCCGCGCAATCATTGCGAAACTACGCATGGGCGAGGTGCCAACGGCCGAAGAACTTGCATGGTTCGCGGTCGGGCTGTCTGATCAGTCTGTGAGTGATGCGCAGGCGGGTGCTTTTGCAATGGCGGTCTGCCTCAATGGGCTTGGGGCTCAGGCACGGTCCGATTTGACCGTAGCGATGCGCGACAGTGGCGATTGTTTAAGCTGGGATTTGCCGGGGCCGGTGGTGGATAAACACTCTACGGGCGGGATCGGTGATTGTGTGTCCTTGGTCCTTGCACCTGCTTTGGCGGCTTGCGGGGCTTATATTCCAATGATCTCGGGGCGAGGCCTGGGACATACTGGCGGCACGCTCGACAAGTTGGAAGCGATCCCGGGCTTGCGGGTCGATCTGGATGAACCCGCTTTCCGCCGAGTTGTCGACGAAGCTGGGGCAGCAATTGTCAGCGCATCGGCAAATATTGCGCCCGCGGATAAACGCCTTTATGCGGTGCGGGATGTGACGGCGACGGTGGAGAGCCTCGATCTGATCACCGCGTCGATCCTGTCCAAGAAACTTGCGGCGGGGCTAGAGCATCTTGTGCTCGACGTAAAGCTCGGATCGGGCGCTTTGATGAAATCCCCCGATGAGGCACGCGCGCTTGCAAGCTCGCTTGTCCAGACTGCGGATTTGGCGGGATGCCCGACGACGGCCGTGATTTCTGACATGAGCGCGCCGCTTGCGCCGTCTCTTGGGAATGCCCTGGAAATCGCCGAAGTTATGAAGGTGCTTTGCGACGGGCAGGGCGGGCGATTGCTGGAGTTGTCCGCCGCGCTTGGTGGCGTTCTGCTGGACAATGCTGGCTTGGCCAAAGGCGTGGAAACAGGTGTTGCGATGATCGTTGAAGCTGTCTCAACCGGACGCGCGGCTGAGGCCTTTGGCAAGATGATCTATGCGCAGGGTGGCCCTGTGGCCTTCACCGAAAACTGGCGGCGGTTCCTGCCCGAGGCCTCTGTAATCCGCGAATTTCCGGCACCCAAAGCAGGATTTATCGCAAGCTTTGATGGCGAAGCATTGGGCCTCGCGGTGATCGACCTTGGGGGCGGGCGTCAGGTGGAAAGCGATTTGGTGAACCCCGCCGTTGGCCTGTCTGACGTGGTTGAATTGGGCGCAAAGGTCAGCAAAGGCCAACCATTGCTGCGCATCCACGCGGCGCGCGAGGATGCGGCGGACCGTGCGGCACGGCAGGTGCTCGCGGCGATTGAAATCAGCGATACGTCTCCCGACATCCCGCCGCTCATCCACGAAAGGATCGGCGCATGA
- a CDS encoding NADP-dependent malic enzyme produces the protein MSDNSSDSQRQAALDYHEFPKPGKLEIRATKPLSTGRDLSRAYSPGVAEACIEIKDDPANAARYTARSNLVAVVSNGSAVLGLGNIGALASKPVMEGKAVLFKKFADIDCFDIEVDETDPEKLADIVCALEPSFGAVNLEDIKAPDCFIVEKLCRERMNIPVFHDDQHGTAIVVGAAATNALRVAEKAFADIKIVSTGGGAAGIACLNMLVKLGVKRENIWLCDIHGLVYEGRTEDMNPQKAAFAQKSDLRTLDDVIEGADLFLGLSGPNVLKPAMVEKMAERPIIFALANPTPEIMPDAARKVAPDAIIATGRSDFPNQVNNVLCFPFIFRGALDVGATEINDAMKIACVEGIAELARETTSAEAAAAYKGEQLTFGADYLIPKPFDPRLVAIVSGAVAQAAMESGVATRPLHDLEAYKQKLNQSVFKSALLMRPVYEAARVASRRIVFAEGEDERVLRAAQAMLEETTEQPILIGRPDVVTARAERAGLKIRPGVDFDLVNPENDPRYRDYWQSYHKLMERRGITPDLARAIMRTNTTAIGAIMVHRVEADSLICGTFGEYRWHLNYVEQVLGGGTYRSDGALSLMILEDGPLFIADTHIRYAPTPEEIARSVVGAARHVRRFGLDPQIALCGQSQFGNSDCDSGIRLRAAMEILGREYRDFTYDGEMNIETALDPELRQRVFPSSKLNGPANALIFANADAASGVRNILKMRASGLEVGPILMGMGNRAHIVSPSITARGLLNMAAIAGTPVAHYS, from the coding sequence ATGTCAGACAACTCTTCAGATTCCCAACGCCAAGCCGCGCTCGACTATCACGAGTTTCCAAAGCCCGGAAAACTGGAGATCCGTGCGACAAAGCCGCTGTCCACCGGTCGCGACTTGTCGCGAGCCTACTCCCCAGGCGTGGCCGAGGCCTGCATTGAAATCAAAGACGACCCCGCCAACGCCGCCCGCTACACGGCGCGCAGTAACCTTGTGGCAGTGGTATCTAATGGCTCTGCGGTTCTAGGTTTGGGCAATATCGGCGCGCTGGCCAGCAAGCCGGTGATGGAAGGCAAAGCGGTTCTGTTCAAGAAATTTGCGGATATCGATTGTTTTGACATCGAGGTCGATGAAACCGACCCAGAGAAACTTGCTGATATCGTCTGTGCGCTCGAACCCAGCTTTGGCGCGGTGAACCTCGAAGACATCAAGGCACCCGATTGTTTTATTGTGGAAAAGCTCTGCCGCGAGCGGATGAATATTCCGGTGTTTCACGACGATCAGCACGGGACCGCGATCGTTGTTGGCGCTGCCGCCACAAATGCATTGCGGGTCGCGGAGAAGGCTTTCGCAGACATCAAGATCGTGTCCACGGGCGGCGGCGCGGCGGGCATTGCCTGCCTGAACATGCTGGTGAAACTGGGCGTCAAACGCGAGAACATCTGGCTCTGCGACATCCACGGGCTGGTCTATGAAGGCCGGACCGAGGATATGAACCCTCAGAAGGCGGCTTTTGCACAGAAAAGCGACCTGCGTACACTGGACGACGTGATCGAGGGCGCGGATCTGTTCCTTGGATTGTCCGGACCAAACGTCCTGAAACCTGCGATGGTTGAGAAAATGGCCGAGCGCCCGATCATTTTCGCTTTGGCCAACCCGACACCGGAAATCATGCCTGACGCAGCCCGCAAGGTTGCACCGGACGCGATCATCGCCACAGGGCGCAGCGATTTCCCCAATCAGGTCAACAACGTCCTCTGCTTCCCCTTCATCTTCCGAGGAGCGCTGGACGTCGGGGCCACCGAGATCAACGACGCGATGAAAATCGCGTGCGTCGAAGGCATCGCCGAACTGGCGCGGGAGACCACTTCGGCCGAGGCCGCGGCCGCCTATAAAGGGGAACAGCTGACATTTGGGGCGGACTATTTGATCCCCAAACCGTTTGATCCCCGTTTGGTTGCGATTGTCTCGGGTGCCGTGGCGCAAGCTGCAATGGAGAGCGGAGTTGCGACACGACCTTTGCACGACCTAGAGGCCTATAAGCAAAAGCTTAATCAATCCGTGTTTAAGTCTGCCCTCTTAATGCGACCGGTCTATGAAGCGGCCCGCGTCGCCTCGCGCCGCATCGTTTTTGCCGAGGGTGAAGACGAGCGGGTCTTGCGGGCAGCGCAGGCCATGCTCGAGGAAACCACGGAACAACCAATCCTGATCGGCCGTCCTGACGTGGTGACCGCGCGCGCAGAACGCGCCGGACTGAAAATTCGCCCCGGTGTGGATTTTGACCTGGTGAACCCGGAAAACGACCCGCGGTATCGTGATTACTGGCAATCCTATCATAAACTGATGGAGCGTCGCGGCATCACGCCAGATCTGGCGCGCGCGATCATGCGCACCAACACCACCGCCATCGGCGCGATCATGGTGCATCGCGTCGAGGCCGACAGCCTGATATGTGGCACCTTTGGCGAATACCGCTGGCATTTAAACTATGTCGAGCAAGTCCTCGGTGGTGGTACCTATCGGTCCGATGGCGCCCTCTCGTTGATGATCCTCGAAGACGGCCCCCTGTTCATCGCAGACACACACATCCGCTACGCGCCAACACCCGAAGAAATCGCGCGCTCCGTCGTTGGCGCGGCGCGCCATGTCCGTCGCTTTGGGCTGGATCCGCAGATCGCATTGTGTGGTCAAAGCCAGTTTGGCAATTCCGATTGCGACAGCGGCATCCGCTTGCGTGCAGCCATGGAGATCCTCGGCCGTGAGTACCGCGATTTCACCTATGACGGCGAAATGAACATCGAGACCGCACTGGATCCAGAATTGCGCCAGCGGGTGTTCCCAAGCTCGAAACTCAACGGCCCTGCCAATGCATTGATCTTTGCCAATGCGGACGCGGCCAGCGGTGTGCGCAATATCCTGAAAATGCGCGCCAGTGGCCTTGAAGTCGGGCCAATCCTAATGGGCATGGGCAACCGCGCCCATATCGTCAGCCCGTCCATCACAGCGCGTGGTCTTTTGAATATGGCCGCCATCGCCGGCACGCCGGTCGCGCATTACAGCTAG
- a CDS encoding propionyl-CoA synthetase, with the protein MSYAEVYAQWEKDPEGFWLKAAEAIDWVEAPQTGVTDKGDGFYEWFADAKVNTCWNALDRHVEAGRGDQAAIIYDSPMTGTKRSISYADLRDEVATFAGALAAQGIEKGDRVIIYMPMVPEALTAMLACARIGAIHSVVFGGFASNELAVRIDDATPKAIIAASCGLEPGRVVAYKPLLDGAIDMATHKPDVCVILQRDQELAPMGNRDVDWREIAAAADPIDCVPVEGTHPAYILYTSGTTGQPKGVMRPTAGHLVALNWTMKNIYDVDPGEVFWAASDVGWVVGHSYICYAPLIHGNTTIVFEGKPVGTPDAGTFWRVISEHKVASFFTAPTAFRAVKREDPTGAMIKDYDLSGLRSVFLAGERADPDTITWAENNLNVPVIDHWWQTETGYAIAANPLGIEQLPVKLGSPAVPMPGYQVDILDDGGHPVAAGELGAIAVKLPLPPGTLPTLWNADARYQSSYLNTFPGYYETGDAGMKDEDGYLYIMARTDDVINVAGHRLSTGGMEEVLAEHPDVAECAVIGVADQLKGQLPLGFLCLNAGTDRPHEEVVSEVVKLVREKIGPVAAFKMATVVDRLPKTRSGKILRGTMVSIADSKEWKMPATIDDPVILDEITEALQSLGYAK; encoded by the coding sequence ATGAGTTATGCAGAGGTTTACGCGCAGTGGGAGAAAGACCCGGAAGGCTTTTGGCTGAAAGCAGCTGAAGCAATCGATTGGGTCGAGGCGCCACAGACCGGTGTCACAGATAAGGGCGATGGCTTTTACGAATGGTTCGCTGACGCGAAGGTCAACACCTGCTGGAACGCGCTGGACCGTCATGTCGAGGCCGGACGCGGCGATCAGGCAGCGATCATCTATGACTCTCCGATGACCGGGACCAAGCGGTCGATATCCTATGCTGACTTACGCGATGAGGTGGCGACATTCGCAGGTGCCTTGGCCGCGCAAGGCATCGAAAAAGGTGACCGTGTCATCATCTATATGCCGATGGTGCCCGAGGCTCTAACAGCGATGCTCGCCTGCGCGCGTATTGGCGCGATCCACTCGGTCGTTTTTGGCGGATTTGCCTCCAACGAGCTGGCCGTGCGGATCGATGATGCGACGCCCAAAGCCATTATCGCAGCCTCCTGTGGGCTCGAGCCCGGCCGCGTTGTCGCCTATAAACCCTTGCTGGACGGCGCAATCGACATGGCGACGCATAAGCCCGACGTCTGCGTGATTTTGCAGCGCGATCAAGAACTTGCGCCCATGGGCAACCGCGATGTCGACTGGCGCGAGATCGCGGCGGCTGCGGACCCGATCGACTGTGTTCCCGTCGAAGGCACCCACCCGGCCTATATCCTCTATACCTCGGGCACTACGGGTCAGCCCAAAGGTGTGATGCGTCCGACTGCGGGCCATCTGGTGGCGCTCAACTGGACTATGAAGAACATTTATGACGTGGACCCCGGCGAAGTCTTTTGGGCCGCGTCTGACGTTGGCTGGGTCGTGGGTCACAGCTACATCTGCTATGCGCCTCTGATCCATGGCAACACGACGATTGTTTTTGAGGGCAAACCGGTCGGCACACCTGACGCGGGCACCTTCTGGCGCGTGATCTCCGAGCATAAGGTCGCGAGCTTCTTCACCGCTCCGACGGCCTTCCGTGCTGTGAAACGCGAAGACCCAACGGGCGCGATGATCAAAGACTATGATCTCTCGGGCCTGCGCAGCGTCTTCCTTGCGGGCGAACGCGCGGACCCAGACACAATCACCTGGGCTGAAAACAATCTGAACGTGCCAGTGATTGACCACTGGTGGCAGACGGAAACAGGCTACGCTATTGCCGCGAACCCCTTGGGGATCGAGCAGCTGCCTGTGAAACTCGGTTCTCCGGCGGTGCCAATGCCCGGCTATCAGGTGGATATTCTGGACGACGGCGGCCATCCGGTTGCGGCGGGTGAGCTTGGCGCGATTGCGGTGAAACTGCCCCTGCCCCCAGGCACGCTGCCCACCCTTTGGAACGCGGACGCGCGCTATCAGTCGAGCTATCTGAACACCTTTCCCGGCTACTATGAAACCGGTGATGCGGGCATGAAAGACGAGGACGGCTACCTCTATATCATGGCGCGCACCGATGACGTGATCAACGTCGCGGGTCACCGCCTGTCGACCGGCGGCATGGAAGAAGTCCTTGCCGAGCACCCAGACGTCGCAGAATGCGCTGTGATCGGCGTCGCGGACCAGTTGAAAGGACAGTTGCCGCTTGGTTTTCTCTGCCTGAACGCGGGCACAGATCGGCCGCACGAGGAGGTCGTCTCTGAGGTCGTGAAACTGGTGCGCGAAAAGATCGGCCCGGTGGCGGCGTTCAAGATGGCCACAGTTGTGGATCGCCTGCCGAAAACCCGCTCGGGCAAGATCCTACGCGGCACGATGGTGTCGATTGCGGATAGCAAAGAATGGAAGATGCCCGCGACCATCGATGATCCCGTTATTCTCGATGAGATCACCGAAGCCCTGCAATCCCTCGGCTACGCCAAATAG